The Magnolia sinica isolate HGM2019 chromosome 3, MsV1, whole genome shotgun sequence genome includes the window AGAACAGCTCCGCCATACTACTCAAGACTTGCATGGAAATGGAAGCTCCCTACATCGAATTCTTCAAGGCCCAGTACGGTAAACCGGTCTTACTGGCTGGTCCGGTGGTCCCGCAGCCACCTACCGGAGCCCTCGATCAACGGTGGGccgactggctcgaccagtttccGGAAAAATCAGTCATCTACTGCGCCTTTGGGAGTGAATCCTTCCTGGAAGACGATCAGATCCGAGAGGTGGTTCTTGGGTTAGAGATGGTGGGACTACCATTTCTGGTGGTACTGAATTTTCCAAACGGGGAAGATAAGGTAGCCCGCTTGAAGGCAGCGTTGCCGGAAGGGTTCGAAGAAAGGGTGAAGGATAGGGCGGTGGTGCATACGGGGTGGGTGCCGCAACAGCACATACTAGCGCACGTTAGCGTGGGCTGCTTCGTGTCCCACGCAGGGATGAGTTCTCTCGCCGAGGCGCTCGTTAGTGACTGCCCGCTCGTGCTTTTGCCGCAGAAGGCTGACCAGTTCTTGAACTCGAAGCTGGTGAGTGGGGATATGAAGGCAGCCGTAGAGGTAAAAAGGGACGAAGAGACGGGCTATTTTGGTAAAGAGGATTTGTGTACGGCTGTGAAGGCTGTGACCGAGTGGGTTGAGGAGGAGCCTTGGAAGACGATGAGAGAGAATCATAGAAAGTGGAGGGATTTTCTGCGTGATGCCGACGTGCACGAGAACTATTTCAAGGGTTTTGTGGAAGAGATGAAGGGGATGGTGTACGGTGACGATGGAATGCAGGCGTGAATGAAGGTGAGCGCGCACGACCTGACCGTcgagcccacctcaatgtatgctcTGTGCATCCATGCCAGCTATCCGTTCTGCCAACGTACTTGTAAGGGCAGCTTTGGATACCTGAAAAATTGAAGATGGTATTTCTCTGTAAACCCTAGGGCTGTTTCGGAGCATAGATTTGGAACCGCTGgatttaaaattttccaattgTGTCTGGAATCGCAGTAATTTAAAACTAGTTATGCATGATGTTATGGGTAAATTGGAACTTAGCCCCATCAGGTTTATTTCAGTATCAATGAATAAAGTATCGGAAGGGTAACGTCCGAGCCAAGGAAAATGTCCGACCCAAGGGTTATGGTAGAATCGATCTTCTCACAATCTTGTGAGGACCTCGGAGCAGTTGCAATACGTCCGAGCCGATCCGTCCTTCACCTCCAATCGACCCGTTCCTCTCTACTTAAACGTGTCATCAATCCACTTACCCATGGGCTCGACTCGGGTCGCTAAGCAGGGTCCGAGCCAGAAGGTCGGGTCGGATGGGAGCCTGATCAGCGATAGTAACGCACAACTGGAGTTATGCCCAGCGCACGATATCCGGGTAACTGCCAACTACGGCGCCCGCGTAATCCTCACGTGATGGCTATGACCGTGCCGAGAATGTCGGACACGTTCATTGTGACCCTAAGGTATAAATAGTTATCAAATGTAAGGGAacaggtatgcaaaatctctcacccaaccCCCTACTATACTGCTTAGACCcggattcctagcctgactttggcatcggagggtcccctgctctagccaaggtctcctttgtccttccttTGGTTAGGTATCCGAGGTCGGAGTCCAAGCTCGGAGCTTAGTGCAGGTAAagcagatttctgcatcaacattttggcgccGTCTATGGGAATATTGGACAAAAAATCTTTTATAACTCCACCGTAAATGgttagaggaaagaagaaaacacTCCTAATAGCGACTGCAGAGTCCGAACCGAGTGGGCAACATCACTTGTCCTCAGTACTGCATACCGAGTCAGCTCCGACCGTGTAGTCTCAACGGACCCGAAGCCAAGGAGGTAAATATAGGGCCTTGCAGAACGAAGTACAGATGCTGAGGGACGAGATAAATCAAATGAAGGAACAATAGGCGCCTCTCAATTAAGAGGAGGTGGCCCCAGTGGCCGAAGAGCCACTCCTTGTAATTTCTCGAGCCAGAGCATCTCAGAACCAGTCTGCTCAGGCCTTGGATCATATGTGGCATGCCGAGCCAACCTACATCTCTGCGACCTCGACATTAGCTCCAACTGACCTCCGACACGAGCTGGAGAGGAGGAGAAGGGGGAAAATGCCTGAGAATCGGAACCCGTGGGAAGCTCAACTTGATGAGCTTTGGAATTAGATTAAGACCCTGTAGAGGAACCAGCAAACCACTGCTTCGACCGCGGTggaagcgatgatggaagaaactgAGCCTCCCTTCACCAACGACGTAATGAGTGTAGAAATGCCTCATAAGTTCAAGATGCCCCCCATCGCTCAGTATTCCGGGTCGGGCGACCCAACAGAGCACGTAGAATCTTACCATTCATGGATGCAGATTCAATCCGCCTCGGACACAATGATGTGCCGAGCGTTCTCGATAACCCTTACTGGGGCCGCGAGGAACTAGTATCGACAACTCAAGCCGAGGTCGATCAGCACCTTCGCGCGAGCTCAGCAGGTCATTCTTAACTCAGTTTATCGTCGGCAAGAAGAGTCGAAAGCCGTCTACCCACTTCCTGGCCCTCAAGCAAAAGAGCGGAGAGTCGTCGAAAGACTACATCTCTCACTTCAATGAGGAGACTCTGCAGATGGACGACTACTTAGACAAGATGACATTGTTCGCAATGATCAGCGAGCTCAAGGAGGGCAGATTCCTGTTCTTAATCGGAAAGAACTCACCTTCAacttttagcgggcttatcagcCGCGCGTAGAAGTACACTAACACTGAGGAGTTCTTTAGCTCCTGCAAGAGTAACCAGACCTTCAAGTCCTCGTATAAGGGTAAGTGGTGGAGGGACGAAGTACCACAGCATGCAGACAAGAGGAGGTTAGATGACAGTGCCTCTCAAGACAGGAGGCTGAGCCGGAAGCCTGAGAGGAAGTTTAGCTCGTATACTCCTCTTAACACATCTCCGTAACAGATCCTGATAGACATCCAAGATCAGAGGCTACTACATTGGCCAAGTTGCATGAAAACAGATGTTGGCGATGGGATAAACGCAAGTACTGCCGCTTTTATTACGACCACGGTCACAATACCAACGACTGCGTCGACCTGAAAGATGAAATCGAGAACTTCATCCGCAAGGGTTATCTGCGTCAATATATGAAGGAAGAGAGGCAAACCTGGAAGGATGACTAGTCACGCAAAGCCGAGGACGAGGCCATGGAGATCCGAACAATCTATGGTGATCCATCCGGGGACGGGGATTCAAACAGGGCTCGTAAAGCCCACTCCAGGAGCACCGACTCTGAGCATTACATCCACTTGACCAAAAGGCTAAGGAAAGAGCTCCGAGTAAGCCCTTGCAGTCTTACGTTTACAGAAGACGATGCGCGAGACATTCAACATCCTCATGACGATGCCTTGGTAGTTGTGATGATGATAGCTAATCGCAAGGTCTACCGTGTTTTGGTCGACACTGGAAGCTCGACCGATATACTTTACTCCGAAGCGTTTGATAAGATGGGGATAGACAGGTCGCGACTCTGACCCGTGAAGACTCCGCTGCATGGATTTCCCAGAGATAAGGTCATCTCCGAGGGTGCTATTTCCCTCCCAGTTACAGCGGGAGAAGGGCAGAATCAAGTGACTCTGTTGGTAGATTTTCTGGTGGTGAATGTACCATCAGTACATAATGTCATCCTGGGACGGCCGTCCGTCAATGCAAAGAGGGAGGTCGTATCTACATATCATCTAATGATGAAGTTCCCTACCAACAGAGGGGTCGATTATGTCTGAGGAGACCAACACGAGGTGTGCAAGTGCTATTCGGTAGCAATGAGAAAGGGCTCGGCAAAGTAGGCCCTCACCGTAAACGTGCTCGACCCTAGAGGTCCTGCAGAGGACTCCTTCACCAAAGAACTAGTGACCATCTTGCTTGAGGAAGCCGACCAGAGCAGAACAATTCAGCTCGAGTCGTCGTTGCATTCCGAGTAGCGATCCCACATGCTGACTTTTCTTCGACAACACCAGGATGTCTTCGCATGGACGCACCAAGACATGCCGAGCATCTAAAGATCTATTATCCTTAGGGAAAAACTTTATCTCTTGTACGGATCGGATCTACTGGCCGTTTTGACTCTTAATAAAAGATCGCTTGCTCTTCTTTTCTACTCAGTCTACTATGCGGTTGCTTAACTATGAAGGGTCATCTCTGATGTGCAGAGACAAAATCCTTCAACgaaccgatcccttaaagaaAAGGTCGGCTCGTCATTCAACAAGGGTCTGCAAAACCAAGTACGCTACGAAGGGTCATCTCTCATGTGCAGAGATAAAACCCTTCAATGAACCAaccccttaaagaaggggtcagcTCGTCATTCGACGTTCAACaaacaatgacatgaaaaagGGAAATATGGAAATATTCACACGCTAAGCAAAAAAATGAGTTTTTTCATTGATTAACATGTTCGATTATAGTGTGCCATTACCAAAAAGGATAAGGGAAAGTTGGAAAGTTGGAGAGATTAGCTTGAAGTCGGGTCAATTGGGGCCTCGGCTTTGGGGCTTTCTCGGCCTCGGCAGTTGCTGGTACCTCTGCCTCTTCCTCTAGAGAATCCTCAGCATCCATCGCTAAGACATCGAAGTCCAGCTCGGGATAAGCATCTCGGACCTCGTCCAAGCACGCCTTGTAGCCGGCGTTATAGGCGAAGTTGTAGATCTTCTCCAGCTCGTCATGTCACTCCTTGGAGGATTTGAACTCCTCCACAGCCATTGTAGCCTGAAAAGTGGCCAGAGCCTCGAGCTCGGACCGCTGCTTGGCGAGACTATCAGCAGCCAATGCCTCGAGCTCGGAGCGCTGCTTGGCAAGACCCTCAGCAGCCTTGCGCTTAACAGCTTTGAGCTCGTTGACCAACCGAGCATTGTCCGCCCTCTAATTTCCAAGGTTAGATTCCGCCAAGTCGGCACGAGCTTGTAGCTCATTGACCTCCCCTTGAAGCCCCACCTCTCTCAGCTGGCCCTCTCCAAGCCAGAACTTCAGCTTCTCAACTTCTTCAGTCAAGGCCTTCAAGCTCTCCTCCAGCTCGGCCTTCTCCTTCTCTAACTGAGTCATCGTCCTCAGTCTCTCTCGGATCAGGACGAGGGTTGGCAACACCCGAGAAAACACGAAGGCTCGGGAGGTCAGATCAGCAACAAAAAACTACCAAGAAAAACAACCCGAGGTGAAAAAACTTACCGTATAACAACACGATGCGAAGTCGTTTATGACCGACTCGGGCAGTCGAGTCATAGTTCTGACCACTGTCACCTCTGGTGCGTGCTTGGACGCCTAGTTGTTCAGCAGTGACATCTGATGGCTGATCACAAGCTCCTGTCTTGCAGAAGGGAATGGGCTCAGAGCGCGACTAACCCCGGTAGCAGTTGAGGCCTGAGCCTCGGGCTCGGGGGTAGAGGGACCGCCAATCAAGGCACCGATCCCTTGGGTCAGAATGGTGTTCACCTCTGCTGGGGTGAACACCAGGTTTGGGTTCTCGGCGTTGCTAACCAAGTCATGAGAGAAACCCGGCACTGCGAATTCTCCCACTGCCTCCCTTCGAATCCCAGGAGGCGAGGAAAGGAAGGCCTCAGAGGTCGCAGCTGGCGCCGGATCTGGTGCTGGTGTTGGCGCTGGTGTTGGTGCTTGCGCTGCAGCCGCCTCATCAACCAACGGCTTGACTCAATGGGCTTGGCCGCTGGAGCCTTCTTCCTCCGAGCCGTTATCTTGACCCGGGTCTCTGGAGCCGCGGCCAGGATGGCGTTGAATGAGGGGCCGACTGCTCCCCCCCTCTTCCTCTTCGACCACGCCGCCTCGGCCATACCTGATCAACAAGAAGGGTCAGTTCTACCTGCTCGGGATAAGAAAATAAGTAAAAAGAAAAGGTCACGAAGATTACCTAATGTAACACTCTgaattttcaggacccgagtatatgacccgtgtcccaaaaactcgagtgttagctttaaaggatggtcaaattcgagtgtacattttttttccttcatcagagtaagcaaatgagcgtagtgttgACAAattgacataaaggaaaatttcattatcattcaaatttacaagaagttgcccataatgacttatacaaaccaatgtctctgaatttaaacaagtataagatttacatgatttaatacatgaagaataacagaaGGGATATAAACATAAGCTGcgagatcacgcagctcctccaagcaaatacagccatgcatccctgtcAAATATAGCTTGCTCATCGtcaatataaatatacatatcactaaagccacctgtactacctgtacggttgtatatttgatggatgactgaccaacttagtgtgaattctccttaagattacacaccgccgcattaggtaagaaatagtataaaatatccagacaaccaaaacagagtaaatacagtcttattagatgcatggatgcatgaatgcaatcatagacttaggaaaaacatccggacggtcTGTGCcgcaggaaaaacatccagatagGTAATGGGGTtgtcacccaaggatgtgactggtcattagcgcaacacgcggcgtaatcgtatgggcatgaagaaccaagtcatcatcataaatcgatcggctggtcattagcgcaacacgcggcgtaatcgtatgggcataatgatccaaaccgtcgtagtatgctatgcgtgcatgatttgccagcccgttattagtccaattacaattagCCATTTTTTAATAAGCtcacgatcactacggggagcgcagggcccagcgtcggccgacagctcgggcatagtgtcccattactacCATCCCCGACTCATAAGGCTacccatcttaggatgtttaatggaaacccatcgactagtggccaatcatattacagtatatggggctaaccatcgcatggttgcacggtataaaacatcaaacccatataggaaaaataccagaacaaagccgcatagggcgatatcaaacaagccacataaggcaattatcaaaataggcctcatagggcgagtatcaaaaccatgcgataaaagaccatctttgaaaactattggacacaacaaccttggatggtaggcccacattaatgatccatttaaatcaccactcaataaccactaagtcaaaagtccattttaatcacaaccagtcgggttacatcccaagtataggtgtacatttataggtgggggtttcccactaatgtactagtttaaaGTCTATAAGCAATacataaataatccacaagcatgaacaaatatacaggatgaacgttaagcaggtaatatagcaattcaatttccaccagctaacacatgtgattataagagagagatatcaattataatttttaataaaaactataacttaagctaatgagaagatggaaagctcaaggggaagaatcatcaccttatattttgaatcgccttctagtgtcgctaagtaattgcacccttagaatcgtatcctatcacaaatcatgaacttgtacaattagatccaagttctacgtactacctaggtttaagatcatggcctagggttttaatgtagggttagggttttatcgTTTAGTTTGGTgcatagattttaggatttggatccgaaattattattaatattattatcgtGCAATGGACCAAATAATACTCacaataggagtattaatccatcaaatgGTAATTCACAAGTTTATATTCAATCATATATGTAATATCTAATGTTCTTATATTGACTAATAATCTATTAAATAATAGAGGTAATAGAAATGGAATATTTACTAACAGTAAAATGATAATAACCATATTACAAGAATTTTACTGATCCCTAAGAAAGTTGATAGTGTTTCTTAATGATACTAATCCTAATTATTAATAATGAATCTGGTCATGATAATAGATATCATGACCTACCATAAGTTATGAACTTCTACAATTAGCCCAAACCTAAtacactatttagggttaaggtcttaacctagaATTTAGATTCCCTAGGTCTTAGGGTTTCGTCCTTGGGTTCAGTTCtaggcttagatttaggattttgaaCTCTAGTTAGGGTACCATTAACTATGATGCTAATTTAATAATTACAAAATAATTATTAGCATTAGTGTTATTATTCATGTTAGCTAACATAACAATAATCACTATGATGTTATCTAATATTATGACCTACTATTAACGATAACGTTCAAGAGTGGAAAAACAAAGCACCAGGATTTAATagtggtattattattattatccatCTACAATAACTATTATTAGTGTGAAAAATTTACTAATGACTATTCATATCTACTACTAATAATCCTAAC containing:
- the LOC131239618 gene encoding anthocyanidin-3-O-glucoside rhamnosyltransferase-like — encoded protein: MEQKTNPIHIVMFPWLAFGHFNPFIQLSNNLSKDKTIKISFISTPANITRISSTLSSTVQIIPIKLSHVDGLPPGVENTSEMTLQQAELLKKAVDNMKPQIETLLTHLHPHIIFHDFCHQWLPSIATPLSIKTFFFSVLNATLLAYAAVPSRLVFPQNIPTLEDLKNPPPGFPNTCVAALSAYEARDLLYNFKNFGGPSGYERIVSTMKNSSAILLKTCMEMEAPYIEFFKAQYGKPVLLAGPVVPQPPTGALDQRWADWLDQFPEKSVIYCAFGSESFLEDDQIREVVLGLEMVGLPFLVVLNFPNGEDKVARLKAALPEGFEERVKDRAVVHTGWVPQQHILAHVSVGCFVSHAGMSSLAEALVSDCPLVLLPQKADQFLNSKLVSGDMKAAVEVKRDEETGYFGKEDLCTAVKAVTEWVEEEPWKTMRENHRKWRDFLRDADVHENYFKGFVEEMKGMVYGDDGMQA